Proteins encoded in a region of the Flammeovirga yaeyamensis genome:
- a CDS encoding type I restriction enzyme HsdR N-terminal domain-containing protein, translated as MSSQEIIFTKTHIQMKWLSKGLKDKVIKINKRTNEVTYLPHQKTRSLNNPEEKVQLETFLKVIYELGYPASHVRVCVPVKMGSSTKEADIIGYNDEEGLEPTLIVECKKKGVSRNVLMQAVHQGFSYAAALMAHYVWTTDGANDYYHEVLPHKIGEREKNVLPSVPKFNGKNSFFFKIRKRFFRSTKDIFSFIGKSLKNTLFIHSLIYISFLFITFFGSSKLLFININKILATPIVEKMWYTFKMDFSWFYVSLSFLSILFIITLSNIISFFPALGNNRLKWRQKLLITFFMTIPIWVTVKFFSKAWWNWDHYLRLGEKTWMFLQPHLLILPVQFIIIAGILALPKKTKRRKRK; from the coding sequence ATGAGTTCACAAGAAATCATCTTTACTAAAACGCATATTCAGATGAAGTGGCTTTCAAAAGGATTAAAAGATAAAGTCATCAAGATCAATAAAAGAACCAATGAAGTAACGTATTTACCTCACCAAAAAACTCGATCTTTAAATAATCCTGAAGAAAAAGTTCAATTAGAAACCTTCTTGAAAGTAATCTATGAATTAGGTTACCCTGCATCTCATGTTCGAGTATGTGTACCTGTAAAAATGGGTTCGTCTACCAAAGAAGCTGATATTATTGGCTACAATGATGAGGAAGGTCTCGAACCCACTTTAATTGTTGAATGTAAAAAGAAAGGTGTCAGTAGAAATGTACTCATGCAAGCTGTTCATCAAGGTTTCTCTTATGCAGCAGCACTAATGGCTCATTACGTATGGACTACTGATGGTGCGAATGATTATTATCACGAAGTACTTCCTCATAAAATTGGAGAACGTGAAAAAAATGTATTGCCTTCTGTACCCAAATTCAATGGTAAAAATTCTTTCTTCTTTAAAATTAGAAAAAGGTTTTTTAGATCGACAAAAGATATTTTTAGTTTTATAGGTAAATCATTAAAAAACACATTATTTATCCATTCTCTTATTTACATCTCATTTTTATTTATTACTTTCTTTGGTTCATCTAAATTACTTTTCATCAATATCAATAAGATTCTTGCCACTCCTATTGTAGAGAAAATGTGGTACACTTTTAAGATGGATTTTTCCTGGTTTTATGTTAGCCTATCTTTTCTTTCCATATTATTCATCATCACTTTAAGTAACATTATTAGTTTCTTCCCTGCGTTAGGAAACAATCGATTAAAATGGCGTCAGAAATTACTAATCACTTTTTTTATGACGATTCCTATTTGGGTAACGGTAAAGTTCTTTTCTAAAGCTTGGTGGAATTGGGATCATTATTTACGTTTAGGCGAAAAGACATGGATGTTTTTACAACCACATTTATTAATTCTACCTGTACAGTTCATTATTATAGCTGGGATTTTAGCATTACCTAAAAAGACAAAAAGAAGGAAAAGAAAATAG
- a CDS encoding thioredoxin family protein, translating to MWKTTLYILLIPILSVGQNINFEINDLHTAQKKAKKEQKGIFIDIHTNWCKNCEWMQEEVFKTKKVSSYYNNHYINLSVDAESKLGKTLVEKYNLSIYPSYLYLNQDAEALHLATGLKSKEEFIEASKEAEDPNNQLFVLQKLVKNEKEPDIKILSNYIYTTYNAAYEDEIMLSKFLGRLNDDLLKEESIWRALKEATMHNGLHSESLHYIVKHSNVIESEHGIKDIIQTINAAASISMQPYVEEKNIKGWEKLMSYLNTSLGKQGTTLNLAYNPTFYINIQDFETAYNKMSEGVKTLHDRDPEVRAYLYRNWAWDIYHYYDDQEKLSTALEWVDNSLDVHYNSINLETKSGILLKLKSYEKAKMTALEAIELAKKEKVHPTLAYSVLEKLNTTK from the coding sequence ATGTGGAAAACAACGCTATACATCTTATTAATACCAATTCTTAGTGTAGGTCAAAATATAAACTTTGAAATCAATGACTTACACACAGCACAAAAGAAAGCTAAAAAGGAACAGAAAGGCATATTTATCGATATCCATACCAATTGGTGTAAAAACTGTGAATGGATGCAAGAAGAAGTATTTAAAACCAAAAAAGTTTCTTCGTATTATAATAACCACTACATCAATTTATCTGTTGATGCTGAATCTAAACTAGGTAAAACTCTAGTCGAAAAATATAATTTATCGATCTACCCTTCCTATTTGTATCTTAATCAGGATGCTGAAGCATTACATTTAGCCACTGGATTGAAAAGTAAAGAGGAGTTTATCGAAGCTAGTAAAGAAGCGGAAGATCCCAATAATCAATTATTTGTTTTACAGAAACTGGTAAAGAACGAAAAGGAACCCGATATTAAAATCCTAAGCAATTATATATACACCACTTATAATGCAGCCTATGAAGACGAAATAATGTTGTCGAAATTTTTAGGTAGACTAAATGATGACCTGCTAAAAGAGGAATCGATTTGGAGAGCATTAAAAGAAGCGACAATGCATAATGGATTACATTCAGAAAGCTTACATTATATCGTAAAACACTCTAATGTAATAGAAAGTGAACATGGCATTAAAGATATCATACAAACCATAAACGCTGCTGCCAGTATCTCTATGCAGCCTTATGTTGAAGAGAAAAATATTAAAGGTTGGGAAAAATTAATGAGTTATTTAAATACTTCATTAGGTAAACAAGGTACAACTCTCAATTTAGCCTACAACCCTACCTTTTACATCAATATACAAGATTTTGAAACTGCTTATAATAAAATGAGTGAAGGTGTAAAAACGCTTCATGACCGGGATCCTGAAGTCAGAGCATACCTCTATAGGAATTGGGCCTGGGATATATATCACTATTATGATGATCAAGAGAAATTAAGTACTGCTTTAGAATGGGTAGATAATTCTTTAGACGTTCACTATAACTCCATCAACCTCGAAACGAAATCAGGAATACTACTCAAATTAAAGAGCTATGAAAAAGCAAAGATGACTGCTTTAGAAGCTATCGAATTAGCAAAAAAAGAAAAAGTACATCCTACTTTGGCTTACTCAGTTCTCGAAAAGCTAAACACAACAAAATGA
- the hemE gene encoding uroporphyrinogen decarboxylase, translated as MNDLILRTARGEKTERTPVWLMRQAGRILPEYRAVRSSVSGFVELCQTPELACEVTIQPVDLLGVDAAIIFSDILVIPEAMGLPYEMVEKRGPFFPNTVQTEKDLDKIRVADVQSDLGYVLDAIKLTKKELNDRVPLIGFAGAPFTIFCYMIEGQGSKTFSKAKKMFYTQPEFSHKLLQMITDSTIAYLKAQIEAGADMIQIFDSWAGILSPEQYDIFAMPYINQICDSITEVPKTVFAKGAYFAREAIGKSNCNTVGLDWNMDVAESRKLVNGKVLQGNLDPCALYGSDKDVEKATIKMLDTFGPDHHIANLGHGVYPDIDPEKVKVFINTVKEYSAKMRG; from the coding sequence ATGAATGATTTAATACTAAGAACTGCAAGAGGAGAAAAAACTGAAAGAACACCCGTATGGTTAATGCGTCAAGCTGGACGTATTTTACCAGAATATAGAGCGGTTAGATCAAGTGTTTCAGGATTTGTTGAATTATGTCAGACTCCAGAATTAGCTTGTGAAGTAACTATCCAACCTGTAGATTTATTGGGCGTAGATGCAGCCATTATTTTCTCTGATATTTTGGTAATTCCGGAAGCAATGGGCTTACCTTATGAAATGGTTGAGAAAAGAGGTCCTTTCTTCCCTAATACAGTTCAAACTGAAAAAGACTTAGATAAAATTCGTGTTGCTGATGTACAATCTGATCTAGGATATGTATTGGATGCTATCAAATTAACTAAAAAGGAATTGAACGATAGAGTTCCTTTAATTGGTTTTGCTGGTGCTCCTTTCACTATCTTCTGTTATATGATCGAAGGTCAAGGGTCTAAAACATTCTCTAAAGCAAAGAAAATGTTCTATACTCAACCTGAGTTCTCTCATAAATTACTTCAGATGATTACTGATTCGACCATTGCTTACTTAAAAGCACAAATCGAAGCAGGCGCGGACATGATTCAGATTTTCGATTCTTGGGCGGGTATTTTATCACCTGAGCAATACGATATTTTTGCCATGCCGTATATCAACCAAATTTGTGATTCAATTACAGAAGTGCCAAAAACAGTATTTGCTAAAGGTGCTTACTTTGCTAGAGAAGCAATTGGTAAATCAAATTGTAATACTGTTGGTCTTGATTGGAACATGGATGTTGCAGAATCAAGAAAATTAGTTAACGGTAAAGTGCTTCAGGGTAACCTTGATCCTTGTGCCTTATATGGTTCTGACAAAGATGTGGAGAAAGCGACTATCAAGATGTTAGATACTTTCGGTCCTGATCATCATATTGCTAACTTAGGTCATGGTGTATATCCTGATATTGACCCTGAGAAAGTGAAGGTCTTTATCAATACAGTAAAAGAATACTCAGCAAAAATGAGAGGATAA